The sequence TGCGGTAAATATGGCTGATTGTTAGAATATATTACTTAATTTTGCAAACAAAATATCACGTTTTAAAAGTATAATCTGCTTTTAAAATCATTAAAAAACTAAAATTTACTCATAAATGTCAGTTGCTAAAAAAGATTATAAAAGAATCACTACCAAATCGTTAATTGAAATGAAAAGCAATGGAGAGAAAATCTCTATGCTTACTGCGTATGATTACACAATGGCCAAAATTGTTGATACTGCAGGTGTCGATGTGATTTTAGTAGGAGATTCTGCTTCAAATGTAATGGCGGGACACGAAACAACTTTGCCAATTACTTTAGACCAGATGATTTATCATGCTTCATCTGTTGTTCGCGCTGTCGAGAGAGCTTTAGTTGTAGTTGATTTGCCTTTTGGAAGCTATCAATCTGATCCTAAAGAAGCTTTGCGCTCTTCTATCAGAATTATGAAAGAAAGTGGCGGACATGCTGTAAAATTAGAAGGTGGAAAAGAAATTAAAGAATCTATCAAAAAAATATTAAACGCCGGAATTCCTGTTATGGGACACCTAGGTTTAACTCCTCAGTCGATCTATAAATTTGGAACTTATACTGTAAGAGCTAAAGAAGAGGAAGAAGCTGAAAAATTGATTGAAGATGCTAAAATGCTTGAAAAAGTAGGATGTTTTGCTGTAGTTCTTGAAAAAATCCCAGCTGAACTTGCTAAAAAAGTGGCGAACAGTATTTCGATTCCTGTGATTGGAATCGGTGCCGGCGGAGGTGTTGACGGACAGGTTTTGGTAATTCATGATATGCTAGGAATGAACAATGAATTTAGTCCGCGTTTCTTGCGTCGTTACTTGAATCTTTATGAATTAATGACGAAAGCAATTGGTCAATATGCCACTGATGTGAAGTCGAAAGATTTCCCTAACGAGAAAGAACAATATTAACTCTCTAAGATACTAAGATGCTAAGTTACTAAGATCCTAAGTTTTTTTAGCTACAAAGGCTCAAAGCAACAAAGGTTTAAAAAAATATAAAATCTCAAAACTCAATTGCCTCCAGCTTTAGCTGGAGGTTTATTTTGAGGCCTGCAACAAGGCTTTAGCCAAACTTTCCTCTATTTAAAT comes from Flavobacterium sp. KACC 22761 and encodes:
- the panB gene encoding 3-methyl-2-oxobutanoate hydroxymethyltransferase, with translation MSVAKKDYKRITTKSLIEMKSNGEKISMLTAYDYTMAKIVDTAGVDVILVGDSASNVMAGHETTLPITLDQMIYHASSVVRAVERALVVVDLPFGSYQSDPKEALRSSIRIMKESGGHAVKLEGGKEIKESIKKILNAGIPVMGHLGLTPQSIYKFGTYTVRAKEEEEAEKLIEDAKMLEKVGCFAVVLEKIPAELAKKVANSISIPVIGIGAGGGVDGQVLVIHDMLGMNNEFSPRFLRRYLNLYELMTKAIGQYATDVKSKDFPNEKEQY